In bacterium, a single window of DNA contains:
- a CDS encoding four helix bundle protein, whose product MAQSKVYEKAFQFSIRIVNLYKFLISKKKEFVLSKQILKSGTSIGANLSEANGAISKAEFSAKVSIAFKEAKETEYWLQLLFETEYIDKTSFDSINRDCQEICKMLFSILKTTNRVRTK is encoded by the coding sequence ATGGCTCAAAGTAAAGTTTATGAAAAAGCGTTTCAGTTTTCGATTCGAATTGTCAATCTTTATAAATTTCTAATATCGAAGAAGAAGGAATTTGTTCTTTCAAAACAAATACTTAAAAGCGGGACATCCATCGGAGCTAATCTTTCTGAAGCAAACGGCGCTATTTCGAAAGCTGAATTCTCCGCAAAGGTATCTATTGCATTCAAGGAAGCGAAAGAAACCGAATACTGGCTTCAACTCTTGTTTGAAACAGAATACATTGATAAAACATCATTTGACTCCATCAATAGAGATTGTCAGGAAATTTGCAAGATGCTATTCTCTATTTTGAAAACAACGAATCGAGTAAGAACAAAATAG
- the xdhB gene encoding xanthine dehydrogenase molybdopterin binding subunit — protein sequence MNSQIVHDSAIKHVTGESVYVDDILADERLLIGRVVYSSYAHARIKSFDLTDAKKIPGVYAVLCHKDIPGQNQMGPVVHDELCLAVDEVTFIGQAIFLIAGETEEICFEAEKLIKIEYEPLEAILDIEQAMAAKSLLGPPRKIERGEVEKGLKESQHVISGELRTGAQEHWYLETQSCLCIPGEEKEMTVFSSTQHPSETQAIIAEVLGIPKNEVEVEVRRMGGAFGGKETQGNHTAAWTALLCYATQRPVKIKLFRDDDQKITGKRHRFLIRYEAGFDSDGKIQAVKVELNSDGGAATDLSFAILERAMLHADNAYYIPHMQVIGRAWKTNLPSNTAFRGFGGPQGMAGMETIVDRIARYLKKDPADIRKLNFYGLQKHNVTHYGEEVEKNNLFLIYDQLIKTSDYEKRRKAADEFNSKNEFYKKGLTITPVKFGISFTTSFLNQAGALVNIYKDGTILVNHGGTEMGQGLHTKIQQIAAKEFGVPADTVKVSPTNTSKVPNAPATAASAGTDLNGMAVKNAIDQLKYRLAKVAADHFNEQALEVKTVPEDIVFEENSVSDMRHVKRKIVFGELMPIAVMKQISLSATGYYRTPNVWFDREKGQGRPFHYYAFGMCVTEVLVDTLTGAHQILRADILHDVGDSINEGIDIGQVEGGYIQGVGWCTTEEIKWDSKGNLLTHSPDTYKIPNVQDIPKDFRVALLKNVPNQNTIHSSKAVAEPPFMLGLSCWLAIKDAVSAVGDHKIEPEFSLPATNEVILLAAEKIRKSKV from the coding sequence ATGAATTCACAGATCGTTCACGATAGCGCCATTAAACACGTCACCGGAGAATCGGTGTATGTGGATGATATACTTGCGGATGAACGTTTGCTGATAGGTCGCGTCGTATACAGTTCGTATGCCCATGCAAGAATAAAATCATTTGATCTCACCGATGCAAAAAAAATTCCGGGCGTGTATGCCGTTTTATGCCACAAAGATATTCCCGGGCAAAATCAAATGGGGCCGGTAGTTCATGATGAACTATGCCTTGCTGTTGATGAAGTAACTTTTATCGGCCAGGCGATTTTTTTGATAGCCGGCGAGACGGAAGAAATATGCTTTGAAGCGGAAAAATTGATCAAAATAGAATATGAGCCGCTTGAAGCGATACTGGATATAGAACAGGCAATGGCTGCAAAAAGTCTTCTTGGCCCGCCGCGGAAAATTGAACGTGGAGAAGTTGAAAAAGGATTAAAGGAATCGCAACATGTGATCAGCGGGGAATTACGAACCGGAGCGCAGGAACATTGGTACCTTGAAACGCAGTCCTGCTTGTGCATTCCGGGCGAAGAGAAAGAAATGACGGTGTTTAGTTCCACACAGCATCCTTCCGAAACGCAGGCGATCATTGCGGAAGTGCTGGGCATTCCTAAAAATGAAGTGGAAGTGGAAGTTCGGCGAATGGGCGGGGCATTCGGCGGAAAAGAAACGCAGGGAAATCACACTGCCGCGTGGACCGCGCTCCTTTGTTATGCGACACAACGGCCGGTCAAAATAAAGTTGTTCAGAGACGACGATCAAAAAATCACAGGCAAACGGCATCGGTTCTTAATCCGATATGAAGCCGGATTTGATTCTGATGGGAAAATTCAAGCAGTGAAAGTTGAGCTGAATTCCGACGGCGGCGCGGCAACCGACCTTTCATTTGCGATCCTCGAACGCGCCATGCTGCATGCGGATAATGCGTATTACATTCCACATATGCAGGTGATCGGACGTGCGTGGAAAACCAATTTGCCTTCCAATACGGCTTTCCGCGGATTCGGCGGCCCGCAGGGTATGGCCGGAATGGAAACGATCGTCGACCGCATCGCCCGTTATCTTAAAAAAGATCCGGCGGATATTCGGAAGCTTAATTTCTACGGACTCCAGAAGCACAACGTCACGCATTACGGCGAAGAAGTTGAAAAAAATAATCTGTTCCTGATCTATGACCAGTTAATCAAAACGTCGGATTATGAAAAGCGGCGAAAAGCGGCGGATGAATTTAATTCGAAAAACGAATTTTATAAAAAAGGACTGACGATCACGCCGGTAAAATTTGGAATATCATTCACCACTTCATTTTTAAATCAGGCCGGCGCTTTGGTCAATATTTACAAAGACGGAACCATTCTTGTGAATCACGGCGGTACAGAAATGGGGCAAGGCTTGCATACGAAAATTCAACAAATTGCTGCGAAAGAATTTGGCGTTCCAGCCGACACTGTGAAAGTAAGTCCTACCAACACATCCAAAGTACCCAATGCGCCGGCAACGGCCGCGTCTGCAGGAACTGACCTCAACGGTATGGCCGTTAAAAACGCGATTGATCAATTGAAGTATCGTCTCGCAAAAGTTGCGGCAGATCATTTTAACGAACAAGCGCTCGAAGTAAAAACCGTTCCTGAGGACATTGTTTTTGAAGAGAATTCAGTTTCCGATATGCGGCATGTTAAAAGAAAAATTGTTTTTGGTGAACTCATGCCCATAGCCGTTATGAAACAAATCAGCTTGAGCGCGACAGGATATTACCGAACGCCGAATGTCTGGTTTGACCGCGAAAAAGGACAAGGACGGCCATTCCATTATTATGCTTTCGGTATGTGCGTCACAGAAGTTTTGGTGGATACGCTTACCGGGGCGCATCAAATTCTGAGAGCGGATATTCTGCACGATGTCGGCGATTCGATCAATGAGGGAATTGATATCGGACAAGTTGAAGGCGGGTATATTCAAGGCGTCGGCTGGTGCACGACGGAAGAAATTAAATGGGATTCCAAAGGTAATCTGCTGACGCACTCGCCGGATACCTACAAGATTCCGAATGTACAGGATATTCCAAAAGATTTTCGCGTCGCGCTTTTAAAAAATGTTCCAAATCAAAATACGATCCATTCCAGTAAAGCGGTTGCGGAGCCGCCTTTCATGTTAGGTTTGTCATGCTGGTTAGCCATTAAAGATGCGGTTTCAGCAGTTGGCGATCACAAAATAGAACCGGAATTTTCTTTGCCCGCAACGAATGAAGTGATATTGCTAGCCGCTGAAAAAATTAGAAAAAGCAAAGTTTAA
- the xdhA gene encoding xanthine dehydrogenase small subunit: MTNDKYGIEYCIPLQDKLMSSPISFILDGKIVEIDFERDKHLRPTTTVLNYLRSLPDHKGTKEGCAEGDCGACTVVVAEPDENGKMMYTPIDSCLVFLPMIHGKWLITVEDLSETQCGLHPVQESMVQKFGAQCGYCTPGIIMAMFALYKNDFHPTREAIDDALTGNLCRCTGYRPIVEATAEACVHNGLDRFTDEEESVLDQLKKINSESLDIQTSRQKYFRPTTLSEAMLLKVEHPKAIFITGATDIALRVTKKHELLEEVIDLSAISDLKDIIEDDEKMIVGAGVPLNRVLAKVKNVFPALHNMLSVFGSPQIRNLATFGGNLGSASPIGDTLPVLMAYNAKVILESIHGKRKVDLDIYVKGYRKTVRMTEEIITAVKIPKLKNGTIVKSYKISKRKDLDISTVSGAFRLELSANREVQNIKLVYGGMAEKTQRAGKTEKFLTGRIWNRENAEAAMNLIDLEFRPISDARAGEEFRRVAARNLLLKFWSDTQ, translated from the coding sequence ATGACTAATGATAAATATGGGATAGAATACTGTATTCCTTTGCAGGATAAACTTATGTCTTCACCAATTTCATTTATTCTCGACGGCAAGATCGTTGAAATAGATTTTGAGCGAGACAAACATCTCCGTCCTACCACGACGGTTCTTAACTACCTCCGCAGTTTACCCGATCATAAAGGCACCAAAGAAGGCTGCGCGGAAGGCGATTGCGGTGCGTGCACGGTCGTGGTTGCGGAGCCGGACGAAAACGGTAAAATGATGTATACGCCTATAGACTCCTGCCTTGTTTTTCTGCCCATGATTCACGGAAAATGGCTGATCACTGTTGAAGACTTAAGCGAAACGCAATGCGGCCTGCATCCAGTTCAGGAATCGATGGTGCAGAAATTCGGCGCCCAATGCGGTTACTGCACGCCGGGAATTATCATGGCCATGTTCGCGCTGTATAAAAATGATTTTCATCCTACGCGTGAGGCGATCGATGATGCGCTTACCGGAAATCTCTGCCGATGCACGGGTTATCGCCCGATCGTGGAAGCGACTGCGGAGGCCTGTGTTCACAACGGCTTGGATCGGTTCACTGATGAAGAAGAATCCGTTCTTGATCAACTTAAGAAAATCAATTCCGAATCACTTGACATTCAAACATCCCGGCAAAAATATTTTAGGCCAACAACATTATCCGAAGCGATGCTGTTGAAAGTAGAGCACCCTAAAGCCATTTTTATTACCGGCGCAACCGATATCGCACTTCGCGTAACTAAGAAGCACGAACTTCTCGAGGAGGTCATCGATTTATCTGCGATTTCCGATCTGAAAGATATTATAGAGGACGATGAAAAAATGATCGTAGGCGCCGGAGTTCCGCTGAATCGGGTTTTGGCAAAAGTAAAAAATGTTTTTCCGGCTTTGCACAATATGTTATCCGTTTTCGGCTCGCCACAAATTCGCAACCTTGCTACTTTCGGAGGCAATCTTGGTTCCGCCTCACCCATTGGCGACACGTTACCTGTATTGATGGCTTATAATGCCAAGGTCATTCTGGAGAGTATTCATGGCAAACGAAAAGTTGATCTCGATATATATGTAAAAGGTTATCGTAAGACGGTGCGGATGACAGAAGAGATCATTACTGCAGTGAAAATCCCGAAGTTAAAAAACGGTACGATAGTCAAATCGTATAAGATTTCTAAACGGAAAGATCTCGATATTTCCACTGTGAGCGGCGCTTTCCGGCTGGAATTGAGTGCTAACCGAGAAGTGCAAAATATCAAATTAGTTTATGGCGGCATGGCTGAAAAAACGCAGAGGGCGGGGAAAACAGAAAAATTCCTGACAGGCAGGATATGGAATCGGGAAAATGCAGAAGCTGCGATGAATTTAATTGACCTGGAATTTCGTCCGATATCCGATGCGCGAGCGGGAGAGGAGTTTCGCAGAGTCGCAGCGAGAAATCTGTTGTTGAAGTTTTGGAGCGATACACAGTGA